The Cucurbita pepo subsp. pepo cultivar mu-cu-16 chromosome LG18, ASM280686v2, whole genome shotgun sequence nucleotide sequence GGTATAGACATGAACCAGAGCACCTGCCTATGGTCATCAAAACGAACGAGCTCAGACATTTAACGTATGAAATCTTGCCCAAAATAATAGCACGATTATTTTAAGCAAAGTCTTTTCCCACCTGATTCATATGCTTTAATGTAAATGATATGCCAAACTTTGTAGGAACCATAGCAACACCACGCTTCTTCCATCGGTTTTGACTGTTAAATCGTTCGACTTCATTACGAGCATTATCAAAGTCACAAGATGTCTTAAGTTGATTCCATAGCGGACCCAGGGTAGAGTGTTGAACTTGTTGACCATAGTGCAGTATATACCCTTCACCTTGGAAATTGATTTCCTATAGAAATATAGAATGCTAAAGTAACGGTCACAGCGTCGAGAGAACGACAATGAGAACAATTATCGATATTAGTAATAGGTAACAACATTATGAAGCTTACCCTTATCTCTTCTGGGCTTTTCTTAACTTCAACAGCAATTCTTTGGATCCAATTTTCAGCAATAAGCATCCCTTGAGGACCACCGAATCCACGGAAAGCAGTATTACTAGGAAAATTCGTGAAGCAAACCTTTCCCTGAATTCTCATATTCGGAATCTCGTAAACATTATCCGAGTGAAACATGGCACGTTCGAGTATAGCAAGAGATAAATCTAATGAATTTCCACCATTGTTGTAGATTTCCAAGTCAAGAGCCAGCACTTTCCCCTCATTTGTGAACCCAACCTGGATCAGTTATTAAAAATCTAATCGTCGTCACGAAGTTATCAACGAATGCAAAAACAGAAGCAATAAGTTGGTCAATCACGAAGTTTCATAATATTTCAATCAATGGCGATATAATATGGTTCCAAAGTAGGAGGTCGTGTACTCGAacttctattattttattgccTCCTCAATAAAATAGTGATGATCATCCATCTAGCTTCATGATCATTTTTGAACCCCCCAAATGAGAGGAGtgtaaagaaattaaatttgctATAGCATAAGCTTAAGCTTTTGAGTATATTGTTTAGTGGTTATTTgacattgtgagatcccatatcagttggagaggggaacgaaacattacttataagggtgtggaaacctctccctagaagatgcgttttaaaaaccttgaggggaagcccttgaagaaaaagcccaatgaggacaatatctactagcggtgagcatGGGCtgatacaaatggtatcagagccaaacaccgggcagtgtgccagcgagaacgttaggcccccaaggagggtggattgtgagatcccacatcgtttggagaggggagcgaaacattacttataagggtgtggaaacttctccctagcagatgcgttttaaaaaccttgaggggaagcccttgaagaaaaagcccaaagaggacaatatctactacgGCGAGCATGGACtgatacaaatggtatcagagccagacaccggacagtgtgccaatgaggacgttgggctcccaagaagggtggattgtgagatcccacatcgtttggagaggggagcaaaacattacttataagggtgtggaaacctctccctagcagacacgttttaaaaaccttgaaggaaagcccgaaagggaaagcccaaaaaggacagtatctgctagcagtgggcttgggccgttacaaacaTGATCTAGCATAGCACACAATAAGGATAAAAAGAAGGCCATGTCTTCTCCCTCTATGATTCCAACAGTTTTTTCATATCtataaaaattagagaaaaaaagaatgacaTCGCTGATGATGTCGgttcatttatatatagtaacaCCGTTATTGAGGAGGACGTCTCTTCCCTTTTCATACTCGCTGGCTGTTTTACTTATCCAGTGAAGGGGGAATTTTTCTTCGAATTATGTGCTATGAGCAACATCGAACGCATTCAAGTGTTTATTTCCCAAGTTTGtaaagatcaaaatcaaattaaaacccAACAGTAAAGGCAAACAGAGTATAAAAGAACACCTTATACTTTCCAAGAAAGCTATGCCGCTGCCCTGTAATCATCATGTCTGTGTCCCTGTCTAACGTGATCTTCACTGGTCGATTCAATAAAAACGAGGGGACTGAAGCTGCAGCAGCAAACACAGCTGACCTTGTTTCCTTCCCCCCGAATCCGCCACCAATCCGCTTCGTTTTGCAAACTACTTTGGACATTGGAAGCCCAAGAACACTAGAAACATACTTCTGGTGCTTTTGTGGAGTCTGCACAAAGAAAAGttataaattattcattataCTTTCCTATTTCAAAGACGCCATCAGAACTTATCATTTTTAAAGAAGGTATAACATCACAAAAACAGGAGAAAACGTGCAAGAAAGTTACGAAAAAGAGGTAGACCATACTTGTGTTGATGAAACCAGATGAACTTCATTACCAGAATCCAATGTCCATATCACACTACTATTTGGCTCCAAGTAAAAGTGTTCCTGACCTCCCACTTGAACTTCACCTTCAATGATCTTATCACACTGACCTGATTGGAAACATAATTCCACATCCCCTTTCTTCAAACACTTCGAAGTGTTGGGATGGAAACTATTAGCAAGGATAGCATCCTCGATTGATAGTATAGCCGGGAGCTCCTCGTATTCTACATTAACCTTTCTTGCTGCAAGTTTCACGTTTTCATGAGTATCAGCAACTACCACTCCTATGATCTGCAAAACAGTTGCGTTTAATTCAAAAGGTTAGAAtagataatgaaattaaatttctaaaacaaattattagtAACTTTTAGAGATGGTGGCAGGTCAGAGAGTTGGATTCTTGTTGAGAGTGATTGTATATTCATTGCTCATTTTCTCTGGTGGACATGTTTTGGGAATTCAACCGTTGGTGCCTCTTTAAAGTGACTTAGTTTGCCCTTTTCGTTATAATTATTGTAAAggaagtgtgagatcccacatcggttagggaggagaacgaaacattctttataagggtgtggaaacctctctctagcaggcgcattttaaaaaccttgaggggaagcccaaaagggagagcccaaagaggacaatatctgctagaggtgggcttgggtcattacatatggtatcaaagctaaacACCGGACGACGTGCCAACAAGGAGACTGAgtcccaaagggaggtggacatgattcgatgtgccagcgaggacactgggccccgaagggggtggatttggtgggggtcccacatcgattggagaaaggaacgagtgccagcgaggacgcagGGCTCCGCGGgagggtggactgtgagatcccacatcggttggggaggagaacgaaacattctttataagggtgtggaaacctctccctaacagacgcgttttaaaaaccttgagaggaagctcgaatgggaaagcccaaagaggacaatatctgctagcggtgggcttgggctattattttttttcatacataaAAAGTTGAGGCTTCAAGTCCGAGAGGACTATTGCACCTTAGTGCACCTCGAGCTTTAAAAAAACGGTCATTTTCCAAACGTTTACGCAAGAGGCCAAAACACGAGCCCAATTATTGGTTGCTACATGCATAGCACATAAAGTTACCATACACATATTATAATCCCAACTCTTTATAATAGATATCATATGGAATCAAACATCAAGGTAAAGTTGGGAAATGGCAATGTAGTATAAGGTTTCATTACCTGTCCCACACAAGTGACAAATTCTGAAGCAAAAAGCTCCTCATCAGGAATAGCTGGCCCAATCTTATTATCAGCTGGAATGTCTTTGGCCAGGAAGATACCGGCGAAACCAGCAGATTTTCTGGCTTCCGAGTCATCTATGCGACGCAAGCGAGCATGAGGCTTCGTGCTCAGAATCAAAGCAGCATGCAAACCATGAGGAGGTAACGGTATGTCATCTGTATATTCTGCCTCTCCTGTgacctaaaattaaaagtactGTATCGACATTATTCTCCGTGATATATTCTACGAGCCCAACTAagttttttattaaacaatttcGATCGAATGGAGCTCCCAACCAAAAGAATCATACTAAgctaataattacaaaaaagcaTAATACAAACGCGCACGGTACCGAGTTTTAATCCATTTAAATGCTTCAAGAATTAAAGCTAAAACAACGTTTATGCCGATTACCATTAAAGCTAAGAGTGATAATGGACATGTATCCGATGTTAGTGTGTTATAGATGCAGTTGGAACatttcaatatataaaatgattCGATTTTACTTGCCTGAAGTCTTGCAGAAAGATGAACCTCGGGTAAGCCAACAGCGGTGCCATGACTTTTGATCTCATAGTCCTGACTTCCGATAACATGTGGCCGATGAAACGATTTTACAGCAGAGAGATGCGACAACGGAACGTTCTCCTCAATAAGATTATGCCTCCCCATCTCATGAGATACCCAAAGATGAAATTTAAAGAAGAAGCTTAGAGTTAAAGATTTTCGGAACTCCACCATACCTCCGGGAGCGTTTTCGTGCAGCAAAATATCTTCTTCTAAGACTTTCAATGCATCCTTGAGTAGCACTTGATCCCAAATTTTGCcaattatatactttttagtCTTTACTGCTGAAAGTGATAATGGAGCAACCCCACCATAAACGATCGATGCATCCGAAACGACCCAATTTTTACCTTCTTCCTCGAGAAAGACACGTATACCAGCATTTACAATGGCAATGTCATCATCTCGTCTATGAGCCTGCTTAAACTCTTTGACATACTCGAAACGCCTGCTCCATGGTAAGAATACAGAGAGTAAGAGTTCATCGTTCGCCAAATCCACTTTACGATAACCAAGGAAAAAATTTTCGGCCAATGTTGTTCTAATCTTTCCCTTGCAGTTAATAATTACGAACTTCGCTCTTGTAGCCATCCAGAGAGGGTTCAAATCTGATATAGGACTTGCTGTACATATGTTCCCACCTACAGATGCAACATTTCTTATTTGTGTCCCAGCAAACCATTTTAACTGTTCGATAAACGCTTTAcaaaatgaagtttcatgtgtCGCACGCTCAGCTGTAACCTTTCTTAGAACGCTCAGCAGGTCCGATAATCGTACTGCAGCTCCTATCTCAATGCCATCGTCTTTCACATTAATCATATTTAACTCAGGCACATGCATAACATGGACCAGAACCTTATACTGCATTTTCTTTAACCTCATTTCAATTCCAACCTCGGTATTACCGACCAAGAACTTGGCTTCGGGGTATCTCGCCTTCAAGTCTAACACTTCTTGAAGCGTTGTGGGTCTAAACCATTTAAGCCCACCAGACCCgctcaaattcaaataacttAGTTTCTTTCGAAACAGCTCAGGAGGGAAAATAAGCTCTTTATCTGAGTATGAGCTGCCATCAATCTCATTATAAGAAACTGGCTCACACCTATTGCCATGAGCTATACTTTCCGAGCAGTCGACCCTCTCACTCGCGGTTTTAGATTTGCAAGAACATGGCTTCCCAGTTGAAGGGCAAATAAATTCATCTGTTTCACCAGTATTCAAAGAATTCGTGTATATTGAGTCATCAGCTTTTGCAAAAACCCGGAATGCATCAATGATCGGTCTGTAACCTGTGCATCGACACAAATTTCCTGCAAGACATTCTTCAATTTGCTCTTCACTAGGTGGACTTTTACTCGACCTTAATAACGCATACACGGACATGATAAAACCAGGAGTACAAAATCCACATTGTGAACCATGGGAGCTTGCCAATGACTCCtgtaatgaattaatttagaGAAAGTTGACAATATAGTTTATAAAACTTCGATTATCGTTGACCATAGCTAGCTCGAAGTCTTATTTGTTATCCTCGACAAGTACGATATACTGTTTAGGGTCCTAGTTAACTTTGATGAACAGTTCTAAAGCCAATAAGATCAAGATTTAATAAAAGGATCAGAATTTTCAGGACTGAGCTGAGCTTTTAATCATCAGAACCagtcttatgcaatactcaaaACAACATAGATATTCAAAGTACTTGAAAGAGCCTGAAAGTGACATAACTTACTTGGATAGGATGCAATCCACGCTTATGGCTACCCAAACCCTCCACTGTTATTACATGCATCCCTTCTACAGAATATAGAGGAGCCAAGCAAGCATTAACAGCATAATGCCTGAAAAAAGATAGTGTTTATGCAAAGTTTAGCTTGATAATTCGATTACAGTCGATTTTGGAAAGCGTGCAGGTAAGAACCCAAGTAGATACTCACATGCATTTGCTTAAACTTGAATCATAACTGGAGACCATAACAGTGCATGCTCCACAGCCACCTTCCCCACAGCCAAGCTTGGTCCCAGTTAAACCAGTATCTACATCagcagaaacaaaaaagagtaCAATTTCAACATCGTCTTTCATTATCTTATCaaatttaacaaatcttttgAAGAACAATTCTTGATAGGCGAGGAAAAAGTTTTTCTTAAACTGTGAGATcacacgtcggttggagaggagaataaagcattccttataagggtgtggaaacctctccctagcatacgcgttttaaaaccttgagggaaagcccgaagaggacaatatctactaggggtgggcttgagttattacaaatagtatcagaggcAGGCATCggatggtgtgccaacgaggacgctggctcccAAAGgcgtggattgtgagatcccacatcagttggagaggataatgaagcattccttattagggtgtggaaacctctccctagcaaacgtgtttaaaaccttgaagggaagcctagaaggaaaagcccaaagaggacaatatctactagtggtgagctgaagctattacaaatggtatcagagcaaggcacCGGGcggagtgccagcgaggatgctggtctccaaggggagtggattgtgagatgccAACGtcgacgctggcccccaaggggagtggattgtgagatctcacatcgattggagaggagaacgaagtcattccttataagggtgtggaagcctctccctagaagacgcgttttaaaaccttgagggaaagcccgaagaggacaatatctactaggagtgagcttgagctgttacaaatagtatcagaggcAAGCATCggacagtgtgccaacgaggacgctgactCCCAAAGgcgtggattgtgagatctcacatcggttggagaggataacgaagcattccttattagggtgtggaaacatctccctaacaaacgtgtttaaaaccttgaagggaaagcccaaagaggacaatatctgctagcgatgggcttaagctgttacaaatggtatcaaagccaggcaccggacggtgtgccagcgaagacgctaggcccccaaggggggtggattgtgagatcccacatctattggagaacgaagcattccttataagggcgtggaaacctctccctNAAGCCAGgcaccggacggtgtgccagcgaagacgctaggcccccaaggggggtggattgtgagatcccacatctattggagaacgaagcattccttataagggcgtggaaacctctccctagaatacgcgtttaaaaccttgagaggcaACCCAtcaagaaaagcccaaagaagacaatatcggctagcggtgggcttagactattacaTAAACGCTTACGAATCAACAAAAAATGTTTGTAATTGAACTTTATACCCTACTTGATCTTAAACTAAATTCCACGATccacaaaattcaaaacagaGAGCAAGCTGATCGACAAACTTGGTGGGCTCATAGTACAGGATTACTCATAAATGATACACAAAAAGCCATTGATGAAGCAAATTACTCTAACCAAGCATAAGAAGAGCCAAAACAGAACAAACCCAGAAATCCCTTTACCTCTAAGATATTCAAGAACAGTTAAATGGGCTAATCCATTCGGAAGAACTCTCCGGACCCCATTAACATAAACGATAGCCTCCTTCGAATCCTCCCCAACCTGTTCAATATCCTTTTCACTCTTCAAAGATCCCATCTGGGTCGCTAAAAAACTCGCCGGAGCTCAGAACACGATCAAATTCTCAGAACCAAGAGCAGCTGAGAAAGCAATTCAATGATCAAAATGaaacaacaagaagaacacCCCAATACCCACGAGCCCAAAATCGATAACAATCAAACCTGAAATGAAACACTAAGAACATATCATTCTGCTCGCGCTTGCTCACATGGAACGTTCAGCTGTCCATAAAACTCTTACCAGTAATAATTAACAACGAATAAAACGAGGTGGATGCAGTGGAAACATTCACGCCAGAGCAATCGACGAAAAGGATAAACTCGGCCTCTTCAATGCTGACACTGAAATTCGACCTTTCccactaaaaaattattaaattagatcaaaaaaaagggaaattttACTAGAAAAATCCCATGTCATGTTATGGACGACTTCCTTATTGTGGTTTAGTGATTTTCTTGCACTAATAATCATTACTAACTTAATTTCTTTGTGAAAAAGcaatttacaaaagaaaaacatttctAAATTCATCCTTTAAAagtacaaatttttaatattttgctCGAGAAAAAAGAGTCATAAATGAGTTATTAATGTACGAATTCTACTTAAAATTAGAGGATGAAATTGATAATTCACCTGAAATTGTACTAGGAAAGATcgctaactttttttttttcttagtaaTGAAACTTACTCCAGATTTTAATATGAATGGTACCAAAGTTAGTTTATAGATTAAGAAAAggtttaaacttttaaaattctttttaaatataacataaatttaacaatttatctaaagaaaaatcttaaccaaataatttaaaatatatccaaaaatttacttttggttttgattgctttcaaattcaaatggtTTTGGACTCGAAGAAGGGGAGTATGGGACACGGTGATGAATGAATTCAGGAAGGACACGACGATGAATGGATTCAGGAAGGAGgagatgaagaaggagaagaaggcGTTATTCACCGTCTACCAAAGAGTAGATGATGCCACATTTGAGCGGATCACCCCTGCAAAGTCTTCTCACCAAGCTTGGACTCTTAAACTTTTGaataagtttaaataattcgtttattattcattttaaatggaaatagtgaatactttattttaaaaatactcttgaacTTTGAGTAATGTTACAAAAAaatccttaaactttaaaaactttcattaataccgctcgaattttttataaaagttttaaaatattttgtcacgattagtttaaaaaatttttaaaagtacatTAACacattttatctttataaaaaactatttttgaaataaaatattaatgataagaggattttttatttttataatttaaagtaaaaaaaaaaaaaaaaagtaagtttaggagtttttttattttttttattaatttagacgGTGAATTTAACTTCATTTTAatctatataattttaaatatttatttttagtccttgtaattttaataaattttgttaatttttaattaattttaaaagacaaacatgaaataataaactaaactGAAATAGTACACTTTAGGgtaaaatgataatataatCTTGTTTGGTTTCTTGGATTGGAAtgtattgatatttttattatcacacattcttttgaaatatttatataaaatcatGTTGAAACTATATGTAACCATTTCTATACATACAATTGTGAAATCATGTTACTTTAttcaaactatatatatattatattatataggTGTTGCTAAACTTTAGTGTAAGTTTTAATCGTacctaattttcaaaattctcatttttacCCTTAAACATTAACATTATTTCAAAGCGATCATATCAActctgttagacgaacacgtctctccacaatggtatgatattgtccactttgagcataagctctcgtgtctttgttttgggcttcccaagagacctcataccaatggagggagtgttccttgattataaactcatgatcattccctaaattagctgatgtgggactttcatcatccaacacctcccctcgaacaaagtgcgccttccctttaatcgaggctcgactcctttagagtcttagtcattttttactgccttcgaggaggcttgactcattttctttttagagtcctttgttcgatatttgaagatttaccaatctattgacacaactaagtttagggcatggctctgataccatgttagacgaataccactctccacaatggtgtgatattgtccactttgagcataagctctcatgattttgttttgggcctctctccaaaaggcctcgtgccaatgaagagagtattcattgattataaacccacaattattccctaaatttgTCGATATagaactttcatcatccaacaaactTGCTTGTTGCAACACTTAACAAAAAAGCATGAACTTTTCAACCTCTTACCCCATTTTTCTCGACTCTCCCACATTCAACCCAATGGATTCAAGGGATCAGCCAATTCAATCCAGCTACAACCAGCCATTTTCTTCAGTCCTCTACTTCTCATGGCGTCTCGAACTTCATTAGCATCATTCCATCTATCACAACTAGCATAAGTATTCGATAACAAAGCATAAGTTCCCACTGTAATGCTCTTGCTGCTAAGCAGCCATTGCCTAACTTTCTCATACCCCTCATTCCCATGGAGTTGACAAGCATGAAGCAGCGCTCCCCAAACTGGCCCTTCTGCTTCCACAGGCATCTCCTTTATGAACGCCTCTGCTTCATCTAAAAGCCCAGCCTTCCCATACATGTCCACCATGCAAGCATAATGCCTCATCTCAGGTGCAACATTGTAAACGTCTTTCATGGCTTCAAACACCATCAAGCCTTGATTGATCAACCCACCATGGCTGCATGCAGATAACAAGCTGAGAAATGTTATGGCATCTGGAGTAATGCCATGAACTAGCATGAGTGAAAAGAGACCAAAAGCTTGCTTGCCTTGGCCATTCATGGCTAACCCACTTATGATTGTGCTCCATGATATGACATCCTTGTGTTCAACAGTTTTGAAGATTGAAATTGCCTTATCCATGCTGCCACATTTTACATACATGTTAATCAAAGCATTTCCAATGTTTCCATCGATTATCACGTCGTGCCTAGAGTTGATATATGAATGTACCCATTCACCCAAATGCAGAGCAGACATGGAAGAACATGCAGATAGTACATTGATTAGAGTGGCCTCATTGGGTATGGCCTCTCTCGCATGAACCATGTTTTGGAATACCCTCACAGCCTCTTCACATAATCCTGTCAGTGCATAACCTCCGATTAACGTAGTCCAAGACACTACATCTCTTTGAggcatttcgtcgaacagGTTCTGTGCACCCCTCAAAGACCCACATCTAACGTAAAAATCCAGAAGGGCATTGTCCAAACTAACACTTTCCACATTCAAACTCCGCAATTTTA carries:
- the LOC111779652 gene encoding xanthine dehydrogenase 1-like isoform X1; this translates as MGSLKSEKDIEQVGEDSKEAIVYVNGVRRVLPNGLAHLTVLEYLRDTGLTGTKLGCGEGGCGACTVMVSSYDSSLSKCMHYAVNACLAPLYSVEGMHVITVEGLGSHKRGLHPIQESLASSHGSQCGFCTPGFIMSVYALLRSSKSPPSEEQIEECLAGNLCRCTGYRPIIDAFRVFAKADDSIYTNSLNTGETDEFICPSTGKPCSCKSKTASERVDCSESIAHGNRCEPVSYNEIDGSSYSDKELIFPPELFRKKLSYLNLSGSGGLKWFRPTTLQEVLDLKARYPEAKFLVGNTEVGIEMRLKKMQYKVLVHVMHVPELNMINVKDDGIEIGAAVRLSDLLSVLRKVTAERATHETSFCKAFIEQLKWFAGTQIRNVASVGGNICTASPISDLNPLWMATRAKFVIINCKGKIRTTLAENFFLGYRKVDLANDELLLSVFLPWSRRFEYVKEFKQAHRRDDDIAIVNAGIRVFLEEEGKNWVVSDASIVYGGVAPLSLSAVKTKKYIIGKIWDQVLLKDALKVLEEDILLHENAPGGMVEFRKSLTLSFFFKFHLWVSHEMGRHNLIEENVPLSHLSAVKSFHRPHVIGSQDYEIKSHGTAVGLPEVHLSARLQVTGEAEYTDDIPLPPHGLHAALILSTKPHARLRRIDDSEARKSAGFAGIFLAKDIPADNKIGPAIPDEELFASEFVTCVGQIIGVVVADTHENVKLAARKVNVEYEELPAILSIEDAILANSFHPNTSKCLKKGDVELCFQSGQCDKIIEGEVQVGGQEHFYLEPNSSVIWTLDSGNEVHLVSSTQTPQKHQKYVSSVLGLPMSKVVCKTKRIGGGFGGKETRSAVFAAAASVPSFLLNRPVKITLDRDTDMMITGQRHSFLGKYKVGFTNEGKVLALDLEIYNNGGNSLDLSLAILERAMFHSDNVYEIPNMRIQGKVCFTNFPSNTAFRGFGGPQGMLIAENWIQRIAVEVKKSPEEIREINFQGEGYILHYGQQVQHSTLGPLWNQLKTSCDFDNARNEVERFNSQNRWKKRGVAMVPTKFGISFTLKHMNQAGALVHVYTDGTVLVTHGGVEMGQGLHTKVAQVAASAFNIPLSSVFISETSTDKVPNASPTAASASSDMYGAAVLDACEQIKARMEPIAAQHNFSSFTELACACYVQRIDLSAHGFFITPEIGYDWTTGKGIPFRYFTYGAAFSEVEIDTLTGDFHTRSANIFLDLGHSLNPAIDVGQIEGAFVQGLGWAALEELKWGDPAHRWIAPGTLYTAGPGSYKIPSMNDVPFKFNVSLLKGHPNVKALHSSKAVGEPPFFLASAVLFAIKDAIIAARNEAGHDDWFPLDNPATPERIRMACLDEFTTRFAGSNFRPKLSI
- the LOC111779701 gene encoding pentatricopeptide repeat-containing protein At4g38010-like isoform X1, with product MPLRPPKLSISSAQLSQIHAQLLTNPKPHVFNPLLGALVDSVAPENGLFLYNQMLRHPSSHNHYTFTYALKACFLLHETHKGLEIHARLIKSGHLSDIFIQNSLLHFYIVDGDVPSASRVFDSIPDPDVVSWTSIISGLSKLGFKEEALGKFLSMNVSPNSATLVSALSACSSLRCVKIGKAIHGLKLRSLNVESVSLDNALLDFYVRCGSLRGAQNLFDEMPQRDVVSWTTLIGGYALTGLCEEAVRVFQNMVHAREAIPNEATLINVLSACSSMSALHLGEWVHSYINSRHDVIIDGNIGNALINMYVKCGSMDKAISIFKTVEHKDVISWSTIISGLAMNGQGKQAFGLFSLMLVHGITPDAITFLSLLSACSHGGLINQGLMVFEAMKDVYNVAPEMRHYACMVDMYGKAGLLDEAEAFIKEMPVEAEGPVWGALLHACQLHGNEGYEKVRQWLLSSKSITVGTYALLSNTYASCDRWNDANEVRDAMRSRGLKKMAGCSWIELADPLNPLG
- the LOC111779701 gene encoding pentatricopeptide repeat-containing protein At4g38010-like isoform X2, with product MPLRPPKLSISSAQLSQIHAQLLTNPKPHVFNPLLGALVDSVAPENGLFLYNQMLRHPSSHNHYTFTYALKACFLLHETHKGLEIHARLIKSGHLSDIFIQNSLLHFYIVDGDVPSASRVFDSIPDPDVVSWTSIISGLSKLGFKEEALGKFLSMNVSPNSATLVSALSACSSLRCVKIGKAIHGLKLRSLNVESVSLDNALLDFYVRCGSLRGAQNLFDEMPQRDVVSWTTLIGGYALTGLCEEAVRVFQNMVHAREAIPNEATLINVLSACSSMSALHLGEWVHSYINSRHDVIIDGNIGNALINMYVKCGSMDKAISIFKTVEHKDVISWSTIISGLAMNGQGKQAFGLFSLMLVHGITPDAITFLSLLSACSHGGLINQGLMVFEAMKDVYNVAPEMRHYACMVDMYGKAGLLDEAEAFIKEMPVEAEGPVWGALLHACQLHGNEGCDRWNDANEVRDAMRSRGLKKMAGCSWIELADPLNPLG
- the LOC111779652 gene encoding xanthine dehydrogenase 1-like isoform X2; this translates as MGSLKSEKDIEQVGEDSKEAIVYVNGVRRVLPNGLAHLTVLEYLRDTGLTGTKLGCGEGGCGACTVMVSSYDSSLSKCMHYAVNACLAPLYSVEGMHVITVEGLGSHKRGLHPIQESLASSHGSQCGFCTPGFIMSVYALLRSSKSPPSEEQIEECLAGNLCRCTGYRPIIDAFRVFAKADDSIYTNSLNTGETDEFICPSTGKPCSCKSKTASERVDCSESIAHGNRCEPVSYNEIDGSSYSDKELIFPPELFRKKLSYLNLSGSGGLKWFRPTTLQEVLDLKARYPEAKFLVGNTEVGIEMRLKKMQYKVLVHVMHVPELNMINVKDDGIEIGAAVRLSDLLSVLRKVTAERATHETSFCKAFIEQLKWFAGTQIRNVASVGGNICTASPISDLNPLWMATRAKFVIINCKGKIRTTLAENFFLGYRKVDLANDELLLSVFLPWSRRFEYVKEFKQAHRRDDDIAIVNAGIRVFLEEEGKNWVVSDASIVYGGVAPLSLSAVKTKKYIIGKIWDQVLLKDALKVLEEDILLHENAPGGMVEFRKSLTLSFFFKFHLWVSHEMGRHNLIEENVPLSHLSAVKSFHRPHVIGSQDYEIKSHGTAVGLPEVHLSARLQVTGEAEYTDDIPLPPHGLHAALILSTKPHARLRRIDDSEARKSAGFAGIFLAKDIPADNKIGPAIPDEELFASEFVTCVGQIIGVVVADTHENVKLAARKVNVEYEELPAILSIEDAILANSFHPNTSKCLKKGDVELCFQSGQCDKIIEGEVQVGGQEHFYLEPNSSVIWTLDSGNEVHLVSSTQTPQKHQKYVSSVLGLPMSKVVCKTKRIGGGFGGKETRSAVFAAAASVPSFLLNRPVKITLDRDTDMMITGQRHSFLGKYKVPNASPTAASASSDMYGAAVLDACEQIKARMEPIAAQHNFSSFTELACACYVQRIDLSAHGFFITPEIGYDWTTGKGIPFRYFTYGAAFSEVEIDTLTGDFHTRSANIFLDLGHSLNPAIDVGQIEGAFVQGLGWAALEELKWGDPAHRWIAPGTLYTAGPGSYKIPSMNDVPFKFNVSLLKGHPNVKALHSSKAVGEPPFFLASAVLFAIKDAIIAARNEAGHDDWFPLDNPATPERIRMACLDEFTTRFAGSNFRPKLSI